In Mercenaria mercenaria strain notata chromosome 14, MADL_Memer_1, whole genome shotgun sequence, the following are encoded in one genomic region:
- the LOC128548250 gene encoding short-chain collagen C4-like yields the protein MLSFKFMLVLFLGYIRRSSCLPSSEPKACYNKFEYEYNVLQKLVVLEEKMKEINMTNSELKQELNSASETINELKSKLVRAERSFDGSTYTRWGRTVCPTGATLVYDGYVAGGHYTHTGSGVNYLCLPKDPTWGRYIGGFQTADRIYGTEYYTADYPYSKNLNYQDVPCAVCRIPRNNVLMIPGRNKCHKDYILEYSGYLMGGHYSHAGASEYVCVDDHPETLEAGRDVRDEKYFYYVQAACGGLKCPPYVDTRELTCAVCSFSPAETKSILNL from the exons ATGTTGTCTTTCAAATTTATGCTCGTTTTATTTCTTGGATATATTCGACGTTCTTCATGTTTACCTAGTAGTGAGCCAAAAGCGTGCTACAACAAGTTTGAATACGAATATAACGTTTTGCAGAAACTAGTTGTCCTTGAAGaaaagatgaaagaaataaacatgacaaataGTGAACTAAAGCAGGAACTTAATA GTGCCAGTGAGACCATTAACGAGTTGAAGAGTAAATTGGTTAGGGCTGAACGGTCTTTCGATGGTTCTACATATACCCGATGGGGACGAACAGTTTGTCCTACAGGCGCTACACTTGTCTACGATGGCTACGTCGCTGGAGGCCACTACACGCACACGGGATCCGGTGTCAATTACTTATGCTTACCTAAGGACCCAACATGGGGTCGGTATATAGGCGGTTTTCAAACGGCTGATAGAATTTACGGTACTGAATATTACACGGCCGATTACCCATACTCAAAAAATCTGAATTATCAGGATGTACCATGTGCAGTTTGCAGGATTCCACGCAATAATGTTCTGATGATTCCGGGGAGAAACAAATGCCACAAAGattacattttagaatacagtgGATACCTAATGGGTGGACATTATAGTCATGCTGGTGCGTCGGAATATGTCTGCGTTGATGACCACCCTGAAACACTGGAAGCTGGACGGGATGTTAgagatgaaaaatatttttattatgtccAGGCTGCATGTGGTGGACTGAAATGTCCTCCTTATGTTGACACAAGAGAACTGACGTGTGCCGTCTGCTCTTTTTCCCCAGCTGAGACAAAATCTATCcttaatttgtaa